In a genomic window of Taylorella equigenitalis ATCC 35865:
- a CDS encoding TAXI family TRAP transporter solute-binding subunit yields the protein MKILKKISLAVSVAAVFSTFTVSPVATAADQKFVSIGTGGVTGVYYAAGGAICRIVNKDRKDHGIRCSVESTGASVFNVNTIKAGELDLGFAQSDVAYNAYNGEANFKDAGPYKDLRTVFALHPEPLTIVVSKDSGVKGFEDLKGKRFNVGNPGSGSRASIEQYLSELGTDKSYFSVASELKSDEHGTALCDGKIDGFIFGVGHPSANIQDPITTCGAKLMPLTGEVVDKIVAKYPYYAKVQIPAGLYAGNEATDTYGVTALVVASAKTDEDAVYKIVKAVFENFDDFKKLHPALGNLTKEGMISNGVTAPLHPGAEKYYKEIGLIK from the coding sequence ATGAAAATCCTAAAAAAAATATCTTTAGCTGTTAGTGTTGCTGCCGTCTTTTCTACATTTACAGTTTCACCTGTTGCTACTGCAGCAGATCAAAAATTTGTAAGTATTGGTACAGGTGGAGTTACTGGCGTGTATTATGCGGCTGGTGGTGCTATCTGCCGTATTGTAAATAAAGATCGCAAAGATCATGGAATTCGTTGTTCTGTAGAATCTACTGGTGCATCAGTTTTCAACGTAAACACAATCAAGGCTGGTGAATTAGATTTAGGATTTGCTCAGTCAGATGTTGCATACAATGCATATAACGGTGAGGCTAATTTTAAAGATGCTGGTCCCTACAAGGATTTACGTACAGTATTCGCCCTTCACCCTGAACCATTAACAATTGTTGTATCAAAAGATTCAGGTGTTAAAGGTTTTGAAGATCTTAAAGGTAAACGATTTAACGTAGGTAATCCAGGTTCTGGAAGTCGTGCTTCAATTGAACAGTATTTGTCTGAGTTAGGTACAGATAAATCTTACTTTTCTGTTGCTTCTGAGCTTAAATCAGACGAACATGGTACTGCCTTATGTGACGGTAAAATTGATGGGTTTATTTTCGGCGTAGGTCACCCATCAGCTAACATTCAAGATCCTATCACTACTTGCGGTGCTAAACTTATGCCTCTTACTGGTGAAGTAGTAGATAAAATTGTTGCCAAATATCCATATTACGCAAAAGTTCAAATTCCAGCAGGTCTTTATGCAGGAAATGAAGCAACTGACACTTATGGTGTTACTGCACTAGTTGTTGCATCTGCTAAAACAGATGAGGATGCTGTGTACAAAATCGTTAAAGCAGTATTTGAAAATTTTGATGACTTCAAAAAACTTCATCCAGCATTAGGTAATCTAACTAAAGAAGGTATGATTTCTAATGGTGTAACTGCTCCTCTTCATCCAGGTGCTGAAAAATACTACAAAGAAATTGGTTTAATTAAATAA
- a CDS encoding transglycosylase SLT domain-containing protein — translation MKLNILLLVTTFFLVSCASNKTIVDTAPPKDSNNICSILSEKPQWHESLKQVKEKWLAPPQVVMAIIYQESKFVHDARPAKRWALGLVPLGRPSDAYGYPQAKDDVWRDYIRDTNNSGARRDVFSDAVDFIGWYMAKSNSVNAVSRWDTYNQYLNYHEGWGGYSRGTYESKDWLKTIASKVASRAELYGSQYQLCRD, via the coding sequence ATGAAACTTAATATTTTGTTACTAGTTACAACTTTCTTTTTGGTGTCTTGTGCCTCTAATAAAACTATTGTAGATACAGCTCCTCCAAAAGATTCTAATAATATTTGTTCGATTTTGAGTGAGAAGCCTCAATGGCACGAATCACTTAAGCAAGTTAAGGAAAAATGGCTAGCTCCACCACAAGTAGTCATGGCTATTATTTATCAAGAATCTAAATTTGTTCATGATGCAAGACCTGCGAAAAGATGGGCTTTAGGTTTAGTTCCGCTTGGACGTCCTAGTGATGCATATGGATATCCACAAGCAAAAGATGATGTTTGGAGGGACTATATTAGAGATACTAACAATAGTGGTGCCAGGAGAGATGTTTTTAGCGATGCTGTGGACTTTATTGGTTGGTATATGGCAAAGTCTAACAGTGTAAATGCGGTAAGTAGATGGGATACCTATAATCAATATCTAAATTATCACGAAGGGTGGGGCGGGTATTCACGAGGAACTTATGAGTCTAAAGATTGGCTTAAGACTATAGCTTCAAAAGTGGCTTCTAGGGCTGAACTCTATGGGTCCCAATACCAATTATGTAGAGACTAA
- a CDS encoding AI-2E family transporter, giving the protein MQSKNRVFYGFYMGLLLLITIGFIWVLAPYFSALFWAVIFAVLFRPIYLKLLEKMPGKRNLSALLTLILAIILGIIPIGIIATSLTSQAVDLYQKVESGQINFGEYVDLVYNNLPSPIHSFLEKFHITSEFSFREKLLQLFNQGSKMMATELVNISQNTFTFIMDLGIMLYLMYFFIRDGETIKEYIKRFTPLSGNHKIKLFSKFLTVVRATVKGNMLVAIAQGALGGFIFAVLGIPSPILWGVIMAFLSLLPAIGAALVWLPVAIYLLVSGSLVEGIILMVWGVVVIGMSDNLLRPILVGKDTRLPDYLILITTIGGMAVFGLNGFVIGPLLAALFITFWGELPNAVGLLEEDDVAAIESNHEEYIALSETHPEETVEALEKKMEK; this is encoded by the coding sequence ATGCAAAGTAAAAACCGCGTATTTTATGGGTTCTACATGGGGCTTTTGCTCTTAATAACCATAGGCTTCATTTGGGTACTAGCACCATATTTTTCTGCCTTATTTTGGGCCGTTATATTTGCGGTTTTATTTAGACCTATTTATCTAAAACTACTTGAAAAAATGCCAGGTAAAAGAAATTTATCTGCACTTCTAACGCTTATACTTGCTATTATTCTTGGAATTATTCCTATAGGGATTATTGCCACTTCACTTACATCACAAGCTGTAGATTTGTATCAAAAAGTTGAATCAGGTCAAATTAATTTTGGAGAATATGTTGATTTGGTTTATAACAATCTTCCATCTCCTATTCATTCTTTTCTCGAAAAATTCCATATTACTAGTGAATTTAGTTTCAGAGAAAAACTTCTTCAATTATTCAATCAGGGCTCTAAGATGATGGCCACTGAATTAGTAAACATTTCCCAAAATACATTCACATTCATTATGGATTTGGGTATTATGCTTTACTTAATGTATTTCTTTATTAGAGATGGTGAAACCATTAAGGAGTACATTAAACGTTTTACTCCTCTAAGTGGTAACCATAAAATTAAATTATTTAGTAAATTCCTAACAGTAGTTCGTGCTACCGTTAAGGGAAACATGCTTGTAGCTATTGCACAGGGTGCCCTTGGGGGATTTATATTTGCCGTTCTAGGTATACCATCCCCTATTCTTTGGGGTGTAATCATGGCTTTCTTATCACTACTACCAGCGATTGGAGCAGCTCTTGTATGGTTACCAGTAGCTATTTATCTACTGGTATCTGGCTCCCTAGTGGAAGGTATTATTTTAATGGTTTGGGGTGTGGTCGTTATTGGTATGTCAGATAATCTTCTAAGACCTATTCTAGTAGGCAAAGACACCAGACTTCCAGATTATTTAATTCTAATAACAACCATAGGCGGTATGGCAGTTTTTGGTTTAAATGGATTTGTGATTGGACCTTTACTTGCTGCTTTATTTATAACTTTCTGGGGTGAACTCCCTAATGCCGTTGGTCTTCTCGAAGAGGATGATGTAGCAGCTATTGAAAGTAATCATGAGGAATATATTGCACTTTCAGAGACTCACCCTGAAGAAACAGTAGAAGCATTAGAAAAGAAAATGGAGAAGTAA
- the dapD gene encoding 2,3,4,5-tetrahydropyridine-2,6-dicarboxylate N-succinyltransferase, with protein MKKNFEDLINSAWDNKSELTPQNTELFQIVEQVIDDLDKGKIRVAEKINSEWRVNQWVKKAVLLSFKLRENKVINEVPLQYFDKVPLKFENFTSEDFKNSGFRVVPPAVARRGAFIDKNVVLMPSYVNIGAYIGEGTMVDTWATVGSCAQIGKNVHLSGGVGIGGVLEPLQANPTIIEDNCFIGARSEIVEGVIVEENSVLSMGVYLSQSTKIYNRDTGEISYGRVPSGSVVVPGSLPSKDGSHSLACAVIVKRVDAKTRSKTSINDLLRA; from the coding sequence ATGAAAAAAAACTTTGAAGATTTAATTAATAGTGCTTGGGATAACAAAAGCGAATTAACCCCACAAAATACGGAACTTTTTCAAATTGTCGAACAAGTTATTGACGATCTAGATAAGGGTAAAATTCGTGTGGCAGAAAAAATAAATTCTGAATGGCGGGTTAATCAATGGGTTAAAAAGGCTGTTTTACTTTCATTTAAGCTTAGAGAAAATAAAGTAATAAACGAAGTACCTCTACAGTATTTTGATAAAGTCCCTTTGAAATTTGAAAATTTCACTTCCGAAGATTTTAAAAATTCTGGTTTTAGAGTCGTACCTCCTGCAGTGGCTAGACGTGGGGCATTTATAGATAAAAACGTAGTACTTATGCCCTCCTACGTAAATATTGGAGCATATATAGGTGAAGGTACTATGGTTGACACATGGGCTACAGTAGGCTCGTGTGCACAAATTGGAAAAAACGTACATCTTTCAGGGGGCGTTGGTATAGGTGGTGTTTTAGAGCCTCTTCAAGCAAATCCAACCATAATTGAAGATAATTGCTTTATAGGTGCTAGATCTGAAATTGTTGAGGGTGTAATCGTTGAGGAAAATTCTGTATTATCAATGGGGGTTTACCTTTCTCAAAGTACAAAAATATATAACCGTGATACAGGTGAAATTTCCTATGGACGAGTACCATCTGGTTCAGTCGTTGTACCAGGCAGTCTGCCTAGTAAGGATGGTAGTCACAGTCTTGCTTGTGCTGTTATTGTAAAACGAGTTGATGCAAAAACTCGCTCAAAAACAAGTATTAATGACCTTCTTAGAGCTTAA
- the dapE gene encoding succinyl-diaminopimelate desuccinylase, with the protein MNTQNITTLELLKDLISRESISPNDAGCQDVLADLLKKQGFKAEFMEFGAVKNLWIRHGDLAPLVVFAGHTDVVPSGPRDLWDSPPFEPTIRNNKLYGRGAADMKAGVAASAIASYEFVKAYPNHNGSVALLITSDEESIAIDGTVKVCEVLEKRGESIDYCVVAEPSCVDKLGDTIKIGRRGSYGATLTIKGKQGHVAYPHKVKNPIHLAAPAVAELCSTVWDEGNKFFPPTSFQISNYRAGTGAANVVPGIAHIEFNFRFCTESTPESLKNRVEEILNKHNLDYEIEWILGGEPFLTEAEDLTKAMIDSIKEVTGVDAQLSTTGGTSDGRFIAKMNPKPKVLEFGVINASIHQINEHVDVDDLEKSKDIYFKVLEKLLA; encoded by the coding sequence ATGAACACTCAAAATATAACCACACTTGAACTGCTTAAAGATTTAATTTCACGTGAATCCATTTCACCAAACGATGCTGGATGCCAGGATGTATTAGCAGATCTTCTTAAAAAACAAGGTTTTAAAGCGGAATTCATGGAGTTTGGTGCTGTAAAAAACCTTTGGATTCGTCATGGAGACCTAGCACCATTAGTAGTATTTGCTGGACACACTGATGTTGTACCCTCTGGACCTAGGGATTTGTGGGATTCTCCACCTTTCGAACCTACTATTCGAAACAATAAACTTTATGGACGTGGGGCTGCTGATATGAAAGCAGGAGTTGCTGCAAGTGCCATTGCCAGCTATGAATTTGTTAAAGCATATCCAAATCATAATGGTTCAGTTGCTCTTTTGATTACCTCTGATGAGGAAAGTATCGCTATCGATGGCACGGTAAAAGTCTGTGAAGTCCTTGAAAAACGCGGTGAATCTATTGACTACTGTGTCGTAGCCGAACCTTCATGTGTAGATAAATTGGGAGATACTATTAAAATTGGTCGTCGTGGGTCTTACGGGGCTACTTTGACTATTAAAGGTAAACAAGGACATGTAGCTTATCCACATAAAGTCAAAAATCCTATTCATTTAGCGGCACCTGCTGTTGCTGAATTATGTAGTACTGTTTGGGATGAGGGTAATAAATTCTTTCCCCCTACTTCATTTCAGATATCCAATTATCGTGCTGGTACTGGTGCAGCAAATGTAGTCCCTGGAATTGCTCACATTGAATTTAATTTCAGATTCTGCACTGAAAGCACTCCTGAATCATTAAAAAATCGTGTTGAAGAAATACTAAATAAACACAACCTAGACTATGAAATCGAATGGATTCTAGGAGGCGAGCCTTTTTTAACTGAAGCCGAAGATTTAACAAAAGCGATGATTGATTCCATCAAAGAAGTAACTGGTGTTGATGCTCAATTGAGCACTACTGGTGGTACATCAGACGGCAGGTTTATCGCAAAAATGAATCCTAAACCAAAGGTTTTGGAATTTGGTGTAATTAATGCCAGCATTCACCAAATAAACGAGCATGTTGATGTAGATGACTTAGAAAAAAGCAAAGACATTTACTTTAAAGTATTAGAAAAACTTTTAGCTTAA
- the prmB gene encoding 50S ribosomal protein L3 N(5)-glutamine methyltransferase encodes MKNKEIHSEILKELKSVRDFVRYCTSKFYENEIFLGHGNTEYIDEAIQLVYSALHLKPVDIDIFLDALVTEDEKTKILDYLNKRIVDRMPLPYITGSAWLQGLEFIVNSDVLIPRSFIAELLSQDLFEQDILNTEPSKILDMCTGSGCLGILVALIYPFAEVDGVDISDAAIKIAKLNKDKHNVQNFHPIVSDLFSFNPDYKYDLIICNPPYVNSVSMQNLPPEYGYEPQLALAGGEKGMDTIKRFLTEALNFTHDNTSIILEIGNEYEYFVKAFPNLHHICLETATTTESVVFIKGRDLHDSSKLSKFKTWQ; translated from the coding sequence ATGAAAAATAAAGAAATTCATTCTGAAATCCTAAAAGAGCTTAAATCTGTTAGGGATTTTGTTCGATACTGCACCTCAAAATTCTACGAAAATGAAATTTTTTTAGGACATGGAAATACAGAATATATAGATGAAGCTATACAACTTGTATATTCTGCCCTACATCTCAAGCCAGTTGATATCGATATATTTCTAGATGCATTAGTCACAGAAGATGAGAAAACAAAGATATTGGATTATCTTAATAAAAGAATAGTGGATCGTATGCCATTGCCATACATAACTGGATCCGCATGGCTTCAAGGACTTGAATTTATCGTTAACTCGGATGTTTTAATACCGCGCTCCTTTATTGCAGAGCTTTTATCTCAAGATTTATTTGAACAGGACATCCTAAATACGGAACCCTCTAAAATTCTTGATATGTGCACAGGTTCAGGGTGTTTAGGTATTCTAGTAGCATTAATTTACCCCTTTGCGGAGGTAGACGGTGTGGATATTTCTGATGCAGCTATTAAGATAGCAAAATTAAATAAAGACAAACACAATGTACAAAACTTTCACCCTATAGTCAGCGATTTATTTAGCTTTAATCCTGATTACAAATATGATTTGATCATATGCAATCCGCCCTACGTAAACAGCGTATCGATGCAAAATTTACCTCCTGAATATGGCTATGAACCTCAATTAGCATTAGCAGGTGGTGAAAAGGGCATGGATACAATCAAGCGTTTTCTAACTGAAGCTTTAAACTTTACCCATGATAACACCTCTATAATTCTTGAAATTGGCAATGAGTACGAGTACTTTGTTAAAGCATTTCCAAATTTACATCACATTTGTTTAGAAACAGCTACTACGACAGAAAGCGTTGTATTTATCAAGGGTCGTGACCTACATGATTCGAGCAAACTCTCTAAGTTTAAGACGTGGCAGTAA
- a CDS encoding ABC-F family ATP-binding cassette domain-containing protein, whose protein sequence is MIRANSLSLRRGSKPLLENTSFTINSNERIGIVGRNGAGKSSLFALILGQIDQETGDISIPKEWRIAHVRQDVLLGNQSATEFVIDGDINLRNLQSEYANTDTNDGVRLSELEAALSDAGTYTVQSRAEQLLSGLGFGPSEWSKAIGEFSGGWQMRLALARALMMPSDLLLLDEPTNHLDLDAMIWLEKWLSRYDGTVLIISHDTDFLNSTVQNILSFENKQLIRYKGNYDQHLIQKAEKHKQHIAEIEKQKRESERLQNFIDRFKAKASKAKQAQSRIKALSRMQKLAPLQAEGAIHITLPTNPNMPDPLLVMEDLSVGYEQKPVLQNISLMLRGGDRIGMLGMNGAGKSTLVKTLADGLPLISGAIKPSKGIKIGYFAQHQLDMLNDESTPLQHLQLIADPNTTEQELRNYLGQFAFTGDVVCEPIAPFSGGEKARLALALVVWKKPNLLILDEPSNHLDIVTREALAEALAQFDGSMLLVSHDRQLLKSTIDKFWIVYDGNVHEFDGDLDDYAKWIEERKSNSTKVDQKNKSDSTVDKKATKRLEAEERQRKFKLKKPLEQKASYIEENINNLENKISEYDALIADESFYAESNRDNRLKILNDHQKSVNELKHLEEEWFDVLAQIEELENN, encoded by the coding sequence ATGATTCGAGCAAACTCTCTAAGTTTAAGACGTGGCAGTAAACCCCTTTTAGAAAACACATCATTCACTATCAATTCCAATGAAAGAATTGGTATAGTTGGTAGAAATGGCGCTGGAAAATCTAGTTTATTCGCATTGATATTAGGGCAAATCGATCAAGAAACTGGAGATATAAGCATTCCTAAAGAGTGGAGAATCGCTCATGTTAGACAGGATGTTTTATTAGGAAATCAATCAGCTACCGAATTTGTAATTGATGGTGATATTAATTTAAGAAACCTTCAAAGTGAATACGCTAATACAGACACTAATGACGGCGTTAGATTATCGGAACTTGAAGCTGCTCTTTCAGATGCTGGCACCTACACGGTCCAGTCGAGGGCAGAACAGCTTCTGTCTGGATTAGGTTTTGGTCCATCCGAATGGTCTAAAGCTATTGGTGAATTCTCTGGTGGATGGCAGATGAGACTAGCACTAGCCCGAGCTCTAATGATGCCCTCAGATCTGCTATTACTAGATGAACCAACAAACCATCTAGATTTAGATGCAATGATATGGCTTGAAAAATGGTTATCTAGATATGACGGAACGGTTCTAATTATTTCGCATGATACAGATTTTCTGAATTCCACCGTTCAAAACATTTTAAGCTTTGAGAACAAACAACTTATTCGATACAAAGGCAATTATGATCAACATCTAATTCAAAAAGCTGAGAAACATAAACAGCATATCGCTGAAATTGAAAAACAAAAGAGAGAAAGCGAAAGGCTACAAAACTTTATAGATAGGTTTAAAGCAAAAGCCTCTAAAGCAAAACAAGCACAAAGTAGAATTAAAGCCCTCTCAAGAATGCAGAAATTAGCCCCTTTGCAAGCTGAAGGAGCGATACACATAACATTGCCAACAAATCCAAATATGCCAGACCCTCTTCTAGTTATGGAAGATTTAAGTGTGGGATATGAACAAAAACCTGTTTTGCAAAATATATCCCTAATGTTACGTGGTGGAGATAGGATTGGAATGCTTGGTATGAATGGGGCTGGGAAATCAACTCTAGTAAAAACTCTAGCTGATGGATTACCTCTAATTTCGGGAGCAATAAAACCCTCAAAAGGCATAAAAATAGGATATTTTGCTCAACATCAGCTTGATATGCTTAATGATGAATCTACTCCCCTCCAACACCTACAACTCATAGCTGATCCCAACACCACCGAACAAGAACTTAGAAATTATCTCGGTCAATTTGCTTTTACTGGCGATGTAGTTTGCGAACCCATTGCCCCCTTTTCTGGAGGAGAAAAGGCACGTCTAGCTTTGGCTTTAGTTGTTTGGAAAAAGCCGAATTTACTAATTTTAGATGAACCAAGTAATCACCTTGATATAGTTACAAGAGAGGCTTTAGCTGAGGCTCTTGCTCAATTTGATGGGAGTATGCTATTAGTATCCCATGACAGACAGCTATTAAAGTCTACAATTGATAAATTTTGGATTGTTTATGATGGCAATGTTCACGAATTCGACGGTGATCTTGATGACTATGCCAAATGGATTGAAGAAAGAAAATCTAATTCAACTAAAGTAGATCAAAAAAATAAATCTGATTCTACTGTAGATAAAAAGGCTACCAAAAGGCTCGAAGCTGAAGAGAGGCAAAGAAAATTTAAACTCAAAAAACCTCTTGAACAAAAAGCTTCTTACATAGAAGAAAATATCAACAATCTTGAAAATAAAATATCTGAATATGATGCATTGATAGCGGATGAAAGCTTTTATGCAGAATCAAATAGAGATAACAGACTTAAAATATTAAATGATCATCAAAAATCCGTTAATGAGCTAAAACATCTAGAAGAAGAATGGTTTGATGTTTTAGCCCAAATAGAAGAGTTGGAAAATAATTAA
- a CDS encoding ABC transporter ATP-binding protein, whose product MSDFLTVSNLNKSFHIGTPDEVRVFKNFNLSSPKGEFISIIGSNGSGKSTLLNLISGTLKPDSGKIILSDRGDTSKLSESSRYKTIGRVFQNPSMGTAGNLTVLENLSLAANKGKFYGLGLGYKTRDRDLFRESLKKLNMGLENYLDQKTGNLSGGQRQALALLMTSLSHASLVLLDEHTAALDPKSSDRIMELTQELVDTMNCTVLMVTHNLRYALQYGDRIIMMHQGKIVLDKQGQDKKNLQLDDIVGLFADISIELGN is encoded by the coding sequence ATGTCTGATTTTCTTACAGTTAGTAATTTAAATAAGAGCTTTCATATAGGAACGCCTGATGAAGTTAGGGTGTTCAAAAATTTTAATTTGTCCTCTCCTAAAGGGGAATTCATTTCTATTATTGGATCAAACGGCTCTGGTAAATCCACTTTATTAAACTTAATATCAGGAACTTTAAAACCTGATTCAGGAAAAATAATACTATCTGATAGAGGAGATACCAGTAAGCTCTCCGAATCTTCGAGATATAAAACTATAGGCAGGGTGTTTCAAAATCCATCTATGGGTACAGCTGGAAATTTAACTGTATTAGAAAATTTGTCTTTAGCTGCTAATAAGGGTAAATTTTATGGATTAGGTCTTGGGTATAAAACTCGTGATAGAGATTTATTCAGAGAGTCTTTAAAAAAACTTAACATGGGCCTAGAGAATTATCTAGATCAGAAAACAGGTAATTTATCTGGTGGTCAAAGGCAAGCTCTAGCCTTATTGATGACTAGTCTTTCTCATGCAAGTTTAGTTTTGCTTGACGAGCATACGGCAGCATTAGATCCTAAGTCTTCAGATAGAATTATGGAGCTTACTCAAGAGCTCGTGGATACTATGAATTGCACAGTTTTGATGGTTACTCATAATCTCAGATATGCTCTTCAATATGGCGATCGAATTATTATGATGCATCAGGGTAAAATTGTTCTGGATAAACAAGGTCAGGACAAAAAAAACTTACAGCTTGATGATATCGTAGGACTATTTGCTGATATTTCTATAGAGTTGGGAAATTAA
- a CDS encoding ABC transporter permease, protein MHYVAILSDIFEQGLIYSLLALGIFISFKVLNLPDLTVDGSFPFGAAISTWALMSGLDPWTSLFLAACAGALAGAFTGVLHEKLKINALFAGIITMTLLYSVNLLVVGRANQSIFDKITIFKGSLSSLSIFENNKGLLILFVVGLIVLIIKLALDYFFKTKAGLLLRATGDNEQIVKSLAVKPGTMRIIGLSLANSLVALSGAVLSQQQGYFEISMGTGAMVTGLASCIIGLVLFTNVRFLKLTTQVILGSILYKALVALAINLGTPAYLLNMVRALLFLLILMSDQVRTPLMKSLNFRRAKDV, encoded by the coding sequence ATGCATTACGTAGCAATCTTATCTGATATTTTTGAGCAAGGATTAATTTATTCTTTGCTTGCTCTGGGTATATTTATAAGTTTTAAAGTATTAAATTTGCCCGACCTAACTGTTGACGGTAGTTTTCCATTTGGAGCTGCTATTTCAACTTGGGCATTGATGTCAGGTTTAGATCCATGGACTTCTCTGTTTCTAGCAGCATGTGCCGGTGCTTTAGCTGGGGCTTTTACAGGAGTTCTACATGAAAAGCTTAAAATTAATGCATTATTTGCAGGCATTATAACTATGACTTTGCTTTATTCAGTCAATCTTTTGGTTGTGGGTAGGGCAAATCAATCTATATTCGATAAGATTACAATTTTCAAAGGATCATTATCTAGTCTATCTATTTTCGAAAATAATAAAGGCTTACTCATCCTGTTTGTTGTTGGTCTTATTGTTTTAATTATTAAATTAGCCTTGGATTATTTCTTTAAAACCAAGGCTGGTTTACTGCTCAGGGCGACAGGGGACAATGAACAAATCGTAAAATCGCTAGCTGTAAAACCTGGTACCATGCGGATTATCGGCTTATCATTAGCTAATTCTCTTGTAGCGTTATCGGGTGCAGTTTTATCTCAGCAGCAGGGTTATTTTGAAATAAGTATGGGTACTGGGGCTATGGTTACTGGTTTAGCTTCTTGTATTATTGGGCTTGTTTTATTTACAAATGTCAGATTTTTGAAGTTAACTACGCAAGTAATTTTAGGGTCAATTTTGTATAAAGCCTTGGTAGCGTTGGCCATTAATTTAGGTACTCCAGCATATTTACTAAATATGGTTAGAGCATTGTTATTCTTACTTATTCTTATGAGCGATCAAGTCAGAACCCCTCTTATGAAAAGTTTAAATTTCAGGAGGGCAAAAGATGTCTGA
- a CDS encoding ABC transporter substrate-binding protein, whose protein sequence is MKFFKNINAKNIVMALLTASALVACGDKKESTASSEDSSKKFKIGVVQFAEHGSLKNCHDGFVLGLKEAGYEDGKNIEIDYQIAQADTGLTNQIVQNFSSNKADLIVGIATPAAQAAFNEGRKNNIPVIFNAVTDPKLAKLQNEDGSNMVGITGTNDRLPIKQQLELIRAFLPEAKKIGIMYNTAEDNSLASIKIYEKLAPDYGFEIVTQAITNAGDVPLAAQSLISKVDALTNLTDNMVVQNMQVIMEKAKEAKIPYFGSEQEQVALGLVAAEGLDYVALGKTTGKMAAAIIEGKKPEELPIPEISESSPFYNSKTLNELGLTLPESYKHAKDLAK, encoded by the coding sequence ATGAAATTTTTTAAAAACATTAATGCCAAAAATATTGTTATGGCTTTATTGACCGCAAGTGCATTGGTTGCTTGTGGCGATAAAAAGGAATCAACTGCATCTTCAGAAGATAGTTCAAAAAAATTTAAAATCGGTGTGGTTCAGTTTGCTGAACATGGCTCTTTGAAAAACTGCCATGATGGTTTTGTATTAGGTCTGAAAGAAGCGGGTTACGAAGACGGTAAAAATATTGAGATTGATTATCAGATTGCTCAAGCTGATACAGGTTTAACTAATCAGATTGTTCAAAATTTTTCAAGTAATAAGGCTGATTTAATTGTGGGCATTGCCACACCCGCAGCCCAAGCAGCTTTTAATGAAGGTAGAAAAAACAATATCCCAGTGATTTTTAATGCGGTGACAGATCCAAAACTTGCAAAACTTCAAAACGAAGACGGATCTAATATGGTTGGCATTACAGGAACTAATGACCGCCTTCCTATCAAACAGCAACTTGAATTGATACGTGCATTTTTGCCAGAAGCTAAAAAGATTGGCATTATGTATAACACAGCAGAAGATAATTCATTAGCCTCTATAAAAATTTATGAAAAACTTGCACCTGACTATGGGTTTGAGATCGTTACACAGGCTATTACTAATGCAGGTGATGTGCCATTAGCAGCTCAATCATTGATATCTAAGGTTGATGCTTTAACCAATCTTACAGACAATATGGTTGTTCAAAATATGCAAGTTATTATGGAGAAAGCAAAAGAGGCGAAGATTCCATATTTTGGTTCTGAGCAAGAGCAAGTGGCTTTGGGTTTAGTAGCAGCTGAAGGTCTTGATTATGTTGCCTTAGGTAAAACTACAGGTAAGATGGCTGCGGCGATTATTGAAGGTAAAAAACCAGAAGAATTGCCTATACCAGAAATTTCTGAATCGAGCCCTTTTTATAATTCAAAAACACTTAATGAATTAGGCCTTACACTACCTGAAAGCTATAAACACGCAAAAGACTTAGCTAAATAA